A stretch of DNA from Campylobacter sp. RM16189:
GAGAAGAGAGCGAGGCTGTGCACATGATAAATCAAGCCGTAAATCAGATAGATGATCTCACCAGACAAAATGTCCAAGTGGCCAATAGTACAAACGAAGTTACTTCTGAAGTTGACAATATGGCTAAAGTTATAGCAGAGGATGTAAGAAAGAAGAAATTTTAATGTCCATTGTTTTTGGACCGGTTAGCTCCAGGCGGTTTGGTAGATCGCTTGGAGTTGACCTGTCTCCTGACAAAAAATCTTGCAATTTTGATTGTGTCTATTGCGAATTAACCGCCTCAAAAACTGTTGATAAAATTTCAGATCCTATTAGCATAGAAGAAATTATTAAGGAAGTTTCAGCTGCACTAAAAATCCACAAAGATATCGATGTGATTACGCTCACTGCAAATGGCGAGCCAACTTTATATCCAAATTTAAAGGAGCTTATTTGTAGATTAAATTTAATAAAAGATAGTGCAAAGTTATTGATTTTGTCAAATGGAACGGGCGTGCTAAATTCTAAAATTTATGATGCGATTTTGGCGCTTGATATAGTTAAATTTAGCCTTGATAGCGCTATTCAAAAGACATTTCGTAAAATAGATCGCGGAGATAAAAAACTTATAGTGTCTGATCTAATAGAAAAGATGTCTGAGTTTAGAAACGAATTTAAGGGCGAGCTTGTGCTTGAAATTCTTGTAGTAGAAGGCTTTAACGACACTAAAGATGAATTTGAAGCTTTAAATTTGGCTATAAATAAAATTGCCCCATCAAGAGTAGATATAAGCACCATTGACCGTCCTCCAGCCTATCCTGTAAAAGGCGTTAATAGAGATACTTTAGAAGAAATAGCTGGCTATATCACAAATATACCTTGTGTCATAGCCAGCGCCAAATATGGAGATAAAATGCTTGATTTTACCAAAGAAGAATTACTAGAACTCTCTTGTCGTCGTCCTCAAAGCGATATAGATGTGAAAAATAGTTTTTCTGAAATCTCAAAGCACAATTTAAATGAGCTTATAAAAGACGGCAAGATATATGAAACAAATGTAAGTGGAGTTAAATTTTATAAAATATCTTGATTTGAAGCATATTTTTTTATTATTTACTCTAAATATAAGCTATTTGTCTGAATATTTAATAGAATTTTAGAAATTTATATATTTTAAGCTAAATTTTATTGACAAAAGACATATTTTTTTCTATAATACGGCTTCTTTTATCAATTTTCCGGATTAGCTCAGCGGTAGAGTAGTCGGCTGTTAACCGATTGGTCGCTGGTTCGAATCCAGCATCCGGAGCCATTTACTTTTTCCACTCAATTCTTAAACTTTCTAATTTTTTTACAAAAGCCCTAAAATACGAGCCTAGAACGCCCTTTTTCTGTTTCAACTTTTCCGCTTTTTTCTTTTTTTTGCTATACTTTTCCAAAAAAAGTGAGACAAAAGTGAGACACTTTCTCTATAGTGTCTCAGTGTCTCACTTTTCTCAAAAAGGATACTCAAATGAAAAATACTCAGGATGTTTCAAGCGACCGAGAAATAAAAGCACTACCTATACCCGAAAAAACTACTATACATAGCGTAGAGGGCGTAAAAGGGCTAAAAATTCATGTATATCCATCCGGTACAAAGGTTTTCAAATATAAATATCGACAGTCAAACGCTATATATACTCATGTGACAGTAGGTACTTTCAAATATGGGCTTTTTGGGATCGTAGAAGCTACAAAAAAAGCAAATGTAGCTCTTGCAAAAATAACTATGAAAAATATAGACTATGTAGATCATAACCCTCAAAATTTTTTCGAGCTTTGGGAAGACTACAAAAAAGAGACCGCAAAATCAAGGGCTCATCTAAAAACGATAAATGAAATCATCAGTCGTTTTGAGAGATTATTTTTGCCACTTGTAAAAGATATTCCTCTTGAAATTATTGATGAACCAGCTCAAGTTAGGCCTATTTTTTTAAGAGCCTTAAAATCGTTGCAAACGGAGGATAACCCTAGAACAACTACTCTAGTAAAAGTCATTAATCAGCTTAATCTTTGCTTAGACCACTCAACCATAAAGGGATTGATAAAAATAAACCCTGTTAGAGTTATCTCTCAAAATTTTAAAAATTTTTTCATAAAAGCTAAGTCTGAGCCTAGAAAGGCTTTTACCTCTGAAAAAGAATTAGTGCCTTTTTTCGAGGCCGTTAATAATTATTTTGGCGATTCCATCGTAAAAGACTGTATGAAATGGACAATCATGTATGCTGTCCGCCCTGTAAATGCTAGAATGGCAAAATGGGAGGATATAGATTTTTCAGAAAAGGTATGGAGGATAAAAGGTAGTGATATGAAAATGGGTGAGGATTTCGTATTACCTCT
This window harbors:
- a CDS encoding radical SAM protein; this encodes MSIVFGPVSSRRFGRSLGVDLSPDKKSCNFDCVYCELTASKTVDKISDPISIEEIIKEVSAALKIHKDIDVITLTANGEPTLYPNLKELICRLNLIKDSAKLLILSNGTGVLNSKIYDAILALDIVKFSLDSAIQKTFRKIDRGDKKLIVSDLIEKMSEFRNEFKGELVLEILVVEGFNDTKDEFEALNLAINKIAPSRVDISTIDRPPAYPVKGVNRDTLEEIAGYITNIPCVIASAKYGDKMLDFTKEELLELSCRRPQSDIDVKNSFSEISKHNLNELIKDGKIYETNVSGVKFYKIS
- a CDS encoding site-specific integrase, which encodes MKNTQDVSSDREIKALPIPEKTTIHSVEGVKGLKIHVYPSGTKVFKYKYRQSNAIYTHVTVGTFKYGLFGIVEATKKANVALAKITMKNIDYVDHNPQNFFELWEDYKKETAKSRAHLKTINEIISRFERLFLPLVKDIPLEIIDEPAQVRPIFLRALKSLQTEDNPRTTTLVKVINQLNLCLDHSTIKGLIKINPVRVISQNFKNFFIKAKSEPRKAFTSEKELVPFFEAVNNYFGDSIVKDCMKWTIMYAVRPVNARMAKWEDIDFSEKVWRIKGSDMKMGEDFVLPLTDTAIRFLKKVRTYDRPDREYIFSHLGYHTPMSDGTMRMALIRMGFKGEVHMHGFRSTFRTMMSEMNFEKKLGFTEEVLSLCIDHKFRKVVRSDESYHRAKFEDGKRKAFNYWHKKLRE